A section of the Scomber scombrus chromosome 24, fScoSco1.1, whole genome shotgun sequence genome encodes:
- the LOC133976603 gene encoding histone H3.v1-like: MTEDEQEQEEEEEEEQEEKEQDEEEQEEEEEEEEEEQQEEPVIGEVMSQVEQEASNQGSAGSSDEGDVTPVILDEDRVKESPGNTADQSVDQSDPSQPKAAGNGLFSISHNSLRVAHKCPQCKKCFIYRSQVSTLA, from the exons atgaCGGAGGACGAAcaggaacaggaggaagaggaggaggaagagcaggaggagaaagagcaggatgaagaggagcaggaggaagaggaggaggaggaggaggaagagcagcaggaggagcctGTGATTGGTGAGGTGATGTCACAGGTCGAGCAGGAAGCGTCCAATCAGGGTTCAGCAGGATCCAGCGACGAAGGTGATGTCACACCTGTGATCCTGGACGAGGACAG agtGAAGGAATCACCTGGAAACACAGCAGACCAatcag TCGACCAATCAGATCCGTCGCAGCCCAAAGCCGCCGGTAACGGTCTGTTCAGCATTTCCCATAATTCACTGCGGGTGGCTCACAAGTGTCCTCAGTGTAAGAAGTGTTTCATCTACCGCTCTCAGGTCAGTACGCTCGcctag
- the LOC133976598 gene encoding uncharacterized protein LOC133976598 encodes MSTMDAPPPLSSLRLLVPPLRLLTAAMWQVGQQRSVKHYGMLEDFVAVVTEAVPQLLTDRQRSVLLLALRAKVTLCDPNQAANAHLDRIRSISMTTTDPQLDESCSAFLSLNNKLNPAERRRLLQDVFDHGFDSALQSLISDFLSRIDQLFPVPDLRQAASWLHAAPGGLEDCLQEAEGAELREMLTNQSCLLGQATTTVGCDTENVLISAWSHPLFSKPANPDPPPPPPPTDADVQSDPPSGLTWSW; translated from the exons ATGAGCACGATGG ACGccccaccccccctctcctccctgcgCCTCCTCGTGCCTCCTCTGCGCCTGCTGACGGCGGCCATGTGGCAGGTGGGGCAGCAGCGGAGCGTCAAGCATTATGGGATGCTGGAGGACTTCGTTGCCGTGGTTACGGAGGCCGTCCCGCAGCTGCTGACGGACAGACAGAGGAGCGTGCTGCTGCTGGCGCTCAGAGCAAAG GTGACCCTATGTGACCCCAACCAGGCCGCCAACGCTCACCTGGACCGGATCCGctccatctccatgacaacg acTGACCCTCAGCTTGATGAAAGCTGTTCAGCGTTTTTGAGTTTGAACAACAAACTGAATCCGGCGGAGCGACGTCGCCTCCTGCAG GACGTTTTCGACCACGGCTTCGACTCGGCGCTGCAGTCGCTCATATCTGACTTCCTGTCCAGGATCgatcagctgtttcctgttCCCGACCTCAGACAG GCTGCTTCCTGGCTGCACGCTGCCCCCGGTGGTCTGGAGGACTGTCTGCAGGAGGCGGAGGGGGCGGAGCTAAGGGAGatgctgaccaatcagagctgtCTGCTGGGACAGGCAACAACCACAG TGGGTTGTGACACAGAGAACGTCCTCATCTCCGCCTGGTCCCACCCCCTCTTCTCTAAACCGGCCAATCccgaccctcctcctcctcctcctccgaccGACGCAGACGTCCAATCAGATCCTCCGTCCGGCCTGACGTGGAGCtggtga